Proteins encoded within one genomic window of Alkalilimnicola sp. S0819:
- a CDS encoding chemotaxis protein CheB gives LSYAPSIDSVMEEVARRYGANGGAIIFSGMGDDGARGCQAVAGAGGLVWAQDSASCAIDSMPSCARNTGVVAHSAPPEALARDLAAHLAKTAQRVESGT, from the coding sequence CTCAGCTACGCGCCGTCCATCGATTCGGTGATGGAGGAAGTCGCCCGGCGCTACGGTGCCAATGGCGGCGCGATCATCTTCAGTGGCATGGGCGACGATGGCGCGCGGGGCTGTCAGGCCGTGGCCGGGGCCGGCGGCCTGGTCTGGGCGCAGGATTCCGCCAGCTGCGCCATCGACAGCATGCCCAGTTGCGCGCGCAACACCGGCGTCGTGGCCCACAGCGCACCCCCCGAGGCGCTGGCCCGGGATCTGGCGGCCCATCTGGCCAAGACCGCCCAGCGAGTGGAGAGCGGAACATGA
- a CDS encoding chemotaxis protein CheW — protein sequence MSETIETVRSLVVPLDNGSILLPGTVVAEIVPFVEPERTDAAAPDWVMGMAEWRDEQIPLISFEALCGEPVPQPSRTARIAVLKALGGAQELRYFGVLTQQIPRLLTVYEGGLEDLEREAGSPAVAARVMVNGEAVMIPDMDLLERDLKTLLA from the coding sequence ATGAGTGAAACGATCGAAACCGTGCGCAGTCTGGTCGTGCCCCTGGACAACGGCAGTATCCTGTTGCCGGGCACCGTGGTGGCGGAAATCGTCCCCTTCGTCGAGCCCGAGCGTACCGACGCCGCCGCCCCTGATTGGGTGATGGGCATGGCGGAGTGGCGCGACGAGCAGATACCTCTGATCTCTTTCGAAGCGCTGTGCGGCGAGCCGGTTCCCCAGCCCAGCCGCACCGCCCGTATCGCCGTGCTCAAGGCCCTGGGGGGTGCCCAGGAATTGCGCTACTTCGGCGTGCTGACCCAGCAGATCCCCCGCTTGCTGACGGTGTACGAAGGTGGGCTGGAGGATCTGGAGCGGGAGGCCGGTAGCCCGGCCGTGGCCGCCCGGGTGATGGTCAACGGCGAGGCGGTGATGATTCCGGACATGGATCTGCTGGAGCGTGATTTGAAAACACTGCTCGCCTGA
- a CDS encoding 16S rRNA (uracil(1498)-N(3))-methyltransferase: MPRFFSLQPLRGQHSLELDEAAARHVRVLRLPPGAEITLFDGQGGEYAARITQMDKKRVSVDVGAHLGRERESPLDITLIQGVSKGERMDITLQKAVELGASRILPVFSERSVVRLDEKRLEKRRRHWEGVIVSACEQCGRNRIPQLLTPTALKEVWSAPPGGLKLALDPEGDVRLRDLRPEADAPIALLAGPEGGLSEAELLLAADAGFQGLRLGPRVLRTETAGMACLAALQSLFGDA, encoded by the coding sequence GTGCCGCGCTTCTTCAGCCTACAACCCTTGCGAGGCCAGCACAGCCTGGAGCTCGACGAAGCCGCCGCTCGCCATGTCCGGGTGCTGCGGCTGCCGCCGGGTGCCGAGATCACCCTGTTCGACGGCCAGGGGGGCGAGTATGCGGCGCGCATCACGCAGATGGACAAGAAGCGGGTCTCGGTGGACGTAGGGGCGCATCTCGGGCGGGAGCGGGAGTCGCCCCTCGATATCACGCTCATCCAAGGAGTCTCCAAGGGCGAGCGCATGGATATCACCTTGCAGAAGGCCGTGGAACTGGGGGCCAGTCGCATACTTCCGGTCTTCAGCGAGCGCAGCGTGGTGCGCCTGGACGAGAAGCGGCTGGAGAAACGCCGGCGGCACTGGGAGGGAGTCATTGTGAGCGCCTGTGAGCAGTGCGGCCGCAATCGCATTCCCCAATTGCTGACTCCGACAGCGCTGAAGGAGGTGTGGAGCGCGCCACCCGGGGGGCTGAAACTGGCGCTGGACCCGGAAGGTGACGTGCGCCTGCGGGATCTGCGGCCCGAAGCCGATGCGCCCATCGCGCTGCTGGCAGGGCCTGAGGGAGGCCTGAGCGAGGCGGAGCTCCTCCTTGCCGCTGACGCGGGCTTTCAGGGGCTACGGCTGGGGCCGCGGGTGCTGCGCACCGAAACCGCGGGCATGGCTTGCCTGGCGGCGCTGCAAAGCCTGTTCGGGGACGCCTGA
- a CDS encoding adenosylmethionine--8-amino-7-oxononanoate transaminase, which produces MRNQDLVDRDLSVLWHPCTQMKDHEWLPLVPIKRGQGVWLEDYEGNRYIDAISSWWVNLFGHANPRINQAVKDQLDTLEHVILAGFSHEPVVELSERLVELTPPGLQRCFYADNGSSAVEVALKMSYHYWRNQGRPAKHKFITLSNSYHGETLGTLGVGDVALYKETYKPLLMEAITVPSPDAWQREAGESWEDCAERAFLAMERALEQHAHEAAAVIVEPLVQCATGMRMYHPIYLKRLRDACDRHGVHLIADEIAVGFGRTGTLFACEQAGITPDFMCLSKGLTGGYLPLAVVMTTEAMYQAFYDDYASLRAFLHSHSYTGNPLACRTALATLDIFKQDNVIARNRRLAEKMAEVAAPLADHPHVGEVRQTGMILAIEMVKDKAARAPFPWQERRGLKVYQHALRNRALLRPLGNVVYFMPPYVITEEEIEHLGRVAAEGIDLAVRD; this is translated from the coding sequence ATGCGTAACCAAGACCTGGTCGACCGCGACCTCTCCGTACTCTGGCACCCGTGCACCCAGATGAAAGACCATGAGTGGTTGCCGCTGGTGCCCATCAAGCGTGGCCAGGGTGTGTGGCTGGAGGACTACGAAGGCAACCGCTACATCGACGCCATCAGCTCCTGGTGGGTGAACCTGTTCGGCCACGCCAACCCGCGCATCAACCAGGCGGTGAAGGACCAGCTCGATACCCTGGAGCACGTGATCCTCGCCGGCTTCTCCCACGAGCCGGTGGTGGAATTGTCCGAACGCCTGGTGGAACTCACCCCGCCCGGCCTGCAGCGCTGCTTCTATGCCGACAACGGCTCAAGCGCCGTGGAAGTGGCCCTGAAGATGAGCTACCACTACTGGCGCAACCAAGGCCGCCCGGCCAAGCACAAGTTCATCACCCTATCCAACAGCTACCACGGCGAGACCCTGGGCACCCTGGGGGTGGGGGATGTGGCGCTATACAAGGAAACCTACAAGCCGCTGCTGATGGAGGCGATCACAGTGCCCTCCCCCGACGCCTGGCAGCGGGAGGCCGGCGAGAGCTGGGAGGATTGCGCCGAGCGCGCCTTCCTCGCCATGGAGCGGGCCCTGGAGCAACACGCCCACGAGGCCGCCGCGGTGATCGTCGAACCGCTGGTGCAATGCGCCACCGGCATGCGCATGTACCACCCGATCTACCTCAAGCGCCTGCGAGACGCCTGTGACCGCCACGGCGTGCACCTGATCGCCGACGAGATCGCCGTGGGCTTCGGCCGCACCGGCACCCTGTTCGCCTGCGAGCAGGCCGGTATCACGCCGGATTTCATGTGCCTCTCCAAGGGACTCACCGGCGGCTACCTGCCGCTCGCCGTGGTAATGACCACCGAGGCCATGTACCAGGCCTTCTACGACGATTACGCCAGCCTGCGTGCCTTCCTGCACTCCCACAGCTATACCGGCAACCCGCTGGCCTGCCGCACGGCGCTGGCAACCCTGGATATCTTCAAACAGGACAATGTCATCGCCCGCAACCGCCGCCTGGCGGAGAAGATGGCCGAGGTGGCCGCGCCCCTGGCCGACCACCCCCATGTGGGGGAAGTCCGCCAGACGGGCATGATCCTCGCCATCGAAATGGTCAAGGACAAGGCCGCCCGCGCGCCCTTTCCCTGGCAGGAGCGCCGCGGTCTGAAGGTCTACCAGCATGCCCTGCGCAACCGCGCGTTGCTGCGCCCGCTGGGCAACGTGGTGTATTTCATGCCGCCCTACGTGATCACGGAAGAAGAGATCGAACACCTGGGGCGAGTAGCCGCCGAGGGCATCGATCTGGCGGTGCGGGACTGA
- the metF gene encoding methylenetetrahydrofolate reductase [NAD(P)H]: MQSQKLHAPVFSFEFFPPKTDEGAAKLRLTRERLAALGPRFFSVTFGAGGSTRDRTFETVCEIQRESGIDAAPHLSCIGSTRENIRDILRQYQAEGIRHIVALRGDLPSGTMEAGEFRYANELVEFIRAETGDYFRIEVACYPEVHPQADNAEVDLANFKRKVEAGADAAITQYFFNADAYFRFVDACEQQQIDLPIVPGIMPILNYKQLARFSDACGAEIPRWLRKRLEAFADDRESLVDYGVDVISEMCRRLLDAGAPGLHFYAMNQAPVTERIWHRLGLGERPSRSARV, translated from the coding sequence ATGCAAAGCCAGAAACTCCACGCCCCGGTCTTCAGTTTCGAATTCTTCCCGCCCAAGACCGACGAGGGGGCGGCCAAGCTGCGTCTGACCCGAGAGCGGCTGGCGGCTCTCGGGCCGCGCTTCTTCTCGGTGACCTTCGGGGCGGGCGGCTCCACCCGGGACCGCACCTTCGAGACCGTGTGCGAGATCCAGCGGGAATCCGGCATCGACGCCGCGCCGCATCTGTCCTGCATCGGCAGCACCCGGGAGAACATCCGCGATATCCTGCGCCAGTATCAGGCCGAGGGCATACGTCACATCGTCGCCCTGCGCGGCGATCTGCCCTCGGGCACCATGGAGGCCGGAGAGTTCCGCTACGCCAACGAGCTGGTGGAGTTCATCCGCGCCGAAACCGGTGACTACTTCCGCATCGAAGTGGCCTGCTACCCCGAGGTCCATCCCCAGGCGGACAATGCGGAAGTGGACCTGGCCAATTTCAAGCGCAAGGTGGAGGCCGGAGCGGACGCCGCTATTACCCAGTATTTCTTCAATGCCGACGCCTATTTCCGCTTCGTCGATGCCTGCGAACAGCAACAGATCGACCTGCCCATCGTCCCCGGCATCATGCCCATCCTCAACTACAAGCAGCTCGCCCGTTTCTCGGACGCCTGCGGCGCGGAAATCCCCCGCTGGCTGCGCAAGCGCCTGGAAGCCTTCGCCGATGACCGAGAATCCCTGGTGGACTACGGCGTGGATGTGATCAGCGAAATGTGCCGGCGGCTGCTGGACGCCGGCGCGCCGGGCCTGCATTTCTACGCCATGAACCAGGCCCCGGTGACCGAGCGCATCTGGCACCGCCTGGGGCTTGGCGAGCGGCCGAGCCGGAGCGCCCGGGTCTGA
- the ahcY gene encoding adenosylhomocysteinase has product MNAEAAKQLEQDYKVADISLATWGRKEIAIAETEMPGLMALREEFRGKSPLKGARIAGCLHMTIQTAVLIETLVDLGAEVRWSSCNIFSTQDHAAAAIAEAGVPVFAWKGETEEEYWWCVEQTITGPDGWAPNMLLDDGGDLTQLVHDKHPQLLESIRGVSEETTTGVLRLYDMAREGSLKCPAFNVNDSVTKSKFDNLYGCRESLLDGIKRATDVMIAGKIAVVAGYGDVGKGCAQSLRGQGATVWVTEIDPICALQAAMEGYRVVTLDEAADKADIFVTATGNYHVINHEQLLRMKHNAIVCNIGHFDNEIDVASLKQYEWDNIKPQVDHITLPSGNRIILLAEGRLVNLGCATGHPSFVMSASFTNQVLAQIELWNNHGEYDNTVYVLPKHLDEKVATLHLEKIGAKLTRLTRAQAEYIGVSQDGPFKNDSYRY; this is encoded by the coding sequence ATGAACGCAGAGGCAGCGAAACAATTGGAACAGGATTACAAGGTCGCCGACATCTCCCTCGCCACCTGGGGCCGCAAGGAAATCGCCATCGCCGAGACGGAAATGCCCGGTCTGATGGCCCTGCGCGAGGAATTCCGAGGCAAGAGCCCCTTGAAGGGCGCGCGCATCGCCGGTTGCCTGCACATGACCATCCAGACCGCGGTGCTCATCGAGACCCTGGTGGATCTGGGCGCCGAGGTGCGCTGGAGCTCGTGCAACATCTTCTCCACCCAGGACCATGCCGCCGCGGCCATTGCCGAGGCCGGCGTGCCGGTGTTCGCCTGGAAGGGCGAGACGGAAGAGGAATACTGGTGGTGCGTGGAGCAGACCATCACCGGCCCCGACGGCTGGGCACCGAATATGCTGCTCGATGACGGCGGGGATCTCACCCAGCTGGTGCACGACAAGCACCCGCAGCTGCTGGAGTCGATTCGCGGCGTCTCCGAGGAGACCACCACCGGGGTGTTGCGACTCTACGATATGGCCCGGGAAGGCAGCCTCAAGTGCCCCGCCTTCAACGTCAACGACTCGGTCACCAAGAGCAAGTTCGACAACCTCTACGGCTGCCGCGAAAGCTTGCTCGACGGCATCAAGCGGGCCACCGACGTGATGATCGCCGGCAAGATCGCCGTGGTGGCCGGCTACGGTGACGTGGGCAAGGGCTGCGCGCAGTCCCTGCGCGGCCAGGGCGCGACCGTGTGGGTCACCGAGATCGACCCCATCTGCGCGCTGCAGGCGGCGATGGAAGGCTACCGGGTGGTGACCCTGGACGAGGCCGCGGACAAGGCGGACATCTTCGTCACCGCCACCGGCAACTACCACGTGATCAACCACGAGCAGTTGCTGCGGATGAAGCACAACGCCATCGTCTGCAACATCGGTCACTTCGACAACGAGATCGATGTCGCCTCGCTGAAGCAGTACGAGTGGGACAACATCAAGCCCCAGGTGGATCACATCACCCTGCCCTCGGGCAACCGCATCATCCTGCTCGCCGAAGGCCGGCTGGTGAACCTCGGTTGCGCCACCGGGCACCCGAGCTTCGTGATGAGTGCGTCCTTCACCAACCAGGTGCTGGCCCAGATCGAGCTGTGGAACAACCACGGCGAGTACGACAACACCGTCTACGTGCTGCCCAAGCATCTGGACGAGAAGGTGGCGACCCTGCATCTGGAGAAGATCGGCGCGAAACTGACCCGCCTGACCCGCGCCCAAGCCGAATACATCGGCGTGTCGCAGGACGGGCCGTTCAAGAACGACAGCTATCGGTACTGA
- the metK gene encoding methionine adenosyltransferase, which produces MRDFLFTSESVSEGHPDKVADQISDAILDAVLEQDPMARVAVETLVKTGMIILAGELTSTASVDFEDVARQAVRRIGYNSSAMGFDWETCGVLNCIGKQSPDIAQGVDRQKPEDQGAGDQGLMFGYATAETDVLMPAPITLAHRLVKRQAELRHNGQLPWLRPDAKSQVTLRYENGRPVAVDAVVLSTQHDEGMGTDALREAVMEEIIKPVLPAHWLNADTRYYINPTGRFVIGGPVGDCGLTGRKIIVDTYGGMARHGGGAFSGKDPSKVDRSAAYAGRYVAKNIVAAGLAERCEVQVSYAIGVAEPTSISVDTFGTARIPEARIVELVRSHFDLRPYGLTRMLDLVRPIYAPTAAYGHFGREEPQFSWEATDRAGALREAAELKATDTAEA; this is translated from the coding sequence GTGAGAGACTTTCTGTTCACATCCGAATCCGTCTCCGAGGGCCATCCCGACAAGGTGGCCGATCAGATCTCCGACGCCATCCTGGACGCCGTGCTGGAGCAGGACCCCATGGCGCGCGTGGCGGTAGAAACACTGGTGAAGACCGGCATGATCATCCTCGCCGGCGAGCTGACCAGCACCGCCAGCGTGGACTTCGAGGACGTGGCCCGCCAGGCCGTGCGCCGCATCGGCTACAACTCCTCGGCCATGGGCTTCGACTGGGAGACCTGCGGGGTGCTCAACTGCATCGGCAAGCAGTCCCCGGACATCGCCCAGGGCGTGGATCGCCAGAAACCCGAAGACCAGGGTGCCGGTGACCAGGGCCTGATGTTCGGCTACGCCACCGCCGAGACCGACGTGCTGATGCCCGCACCGATCACCCTGGCGCACCGACTGGTCAAGCGTCAGGCGGAGCTGCGCCACAACGGACAGCTCCCCTGGCTGCGCCCGGACGCCAAGAGCCAGGTTACCCTGCGCTACGAGAACGGCCGCCCGGTGGCCGTGGACGCGGTGGTACTCTCCACTCAGCACGATGAAGGGATGGGCACCGACGCGCTGCGCGAGGCGGTGATGGAAGAGATCATCAAGCCCGTGCTGCCCGCCCACTGGCTGAACGCCGACACCCGCTACTACATCAACCCGACCGGGCGCTTCGTGATCGGTGGGCCGGTGGGAGATTGCGGGCTGACCGGGCGCAAGATCATCGTCGACACCTACGGTGGCATGGCCCGCCACGGCGGCGGCGCGTTCTCCGGCAAGGATCCCTCCAAGGTGGACCGCTCGGCGGCCTATGCCGGGCGTTATGTGGCGAAGAACATCGTCGCCGCGGGCCTGGCCGAACGCTGCGAGGTTCAGGTCAGCTACGCCATCGGTGTGGCCGAGCCCACCTCCATCAGTGTGGACACCTTCGGCACCGCGCGCATTCCCGAGGCGCGCATTGTCGAGCTGGTGCGCAGCCACTTCGACCTGCGCCCCTACGGGCTCACCCGCATGCTCGACCTGGTGCGCCCCATCTACGCCCCCACGGCGGCCTACGGCCACTTCGGGCGCGAGGAGCCGCAGTTCAGCTGGGAGGCTACCGACCGGGCCGGCGCGCTGCGCGAGGCCGCTGAACTCAAAGCCACCGACACCGCGGAGGCCTGA
- the tkt gene encoding transketolase, translating into MPSRRDLANAIRALSMDAVQQANSGHPGAPMGMADIAEVLWNDFLRHNPANPQWFNRDRFVLSNGHGSMLQYSLLHLAGYELSMDDLKNFRQFGSKTPGHPEYGYAPGVETTTGPLGQGLANGVGMALAEKVLAAQFNRPGHTLVDHHTYVFMGDGCLMEGVSHEACSLAGTQGLGKLICFYDDNGISIDGKVQGWFTDDTPARFEAYGWHVVRDVDGHDAEAVRRATEEARAVTDKPSIICCKTVIGFGAPNVCGTHGVHGAPLGADEIQATREFLNWHHEPFEIPEEIYQGWNARERGEQQQREWEQVLEAYRQAHPELAALFERRISGELPESWGRHAAEALEKFNAEAASVATRKASEMALNSFGPYLPELLGGSADLTGSNNTWWSDCTPVSADDADGNYLFYGVREFGMAAVMNGMALHGGFIPYGGTFLVFSDYARNALRMAALMKLRNIFVLTHDSIGLGEDGPTHQPVEHLASLRMIPNMQVWRPCDAVETLVAWQVGLERRDGPTALALTRQGLPHQARNAEQLADIRRGGYILRDCAGEPELILLATGSEVALVMEAAERLAEQGRAVRVVSMPCAELFEAQDAAYREAVLPRACRARIAVEAAWADYWLKYVGLEGRVIGMTGFGESAPAKVLFEHFGFTVDNILAVAEELR; encoded by the coding sequence ATGCCTTCACGTCGAGACCTTGCCAACGCCATTCGTGCCCTTAGCATGGACGCGGTCCAGCAGGCCAATTCCGGGCACCCGGGCGCTCCCATGGGCATGGCGGACATCGCCGAAGTGCTGTGGAACGATTTTCTGCGACACAATCCCGCCAACCCCCAGTGGTTCAACCGTGACCGCTTCGTGCTCTCCAACGGCCATGGCTCCATGCTGCAGTATTCCTTGCTGCACCTGGCCGGCTACGAACTGAGCATGGACGATCTGAAGAACTTCCGGCAGTTCGGCTCCAAGACCCCCGGCCACCCCGAATATGGCTATGCCCCCGGTGTGGAAACCACCACCGGTCCGCTGGGCCAAGGCCTGGCGAACGGTGTGGGCATGGCGCTGGCGGAGAAAGTACTGGCGGCACAGTTCAACCGGCCGGGCCATACCCTGGTGGATCACCACACCTACGTGTTTATGGGCGATGGCTGCCTGATGGAAGGGGTCTCCCATGAGGCCTGCTCGCTGGCCGGTACCCAGGGTCTGGGCAAGCTGATCTGTTTCTACGACGACAACGGCATCTCCATCGATGGCAAGGTGCAGGGCTGGTTCACCGATGACACCCCGGCGCGCTTCGAGGCTTACGGCTGGCACGTGGTGCGGGACGTGGACGGCCACGACGCCGAGGCGGTGCGCCGGGCGACGGAAGAAGCCCGGGCGGTCACCGACAAGCCCAGTATCATCTGCTGCAAGACCGTGATCGGCTTCGGCGCCCCCAACGTCTGCGGCACCCACGGGGTGCATGGCGCGCCGCTGGGCGCCGACGAGATCCAGGCCACCCGCGAGTTCCTCAACTGGCACCACGAGCCCTTTGAGATCCCCGAAGAGATTTATCAGGGCTGGAACGCCCGGGAGCGCGGCGAGCAACAGCAGCGCGAATGGGAGCAGGTGCTGGAGGCTTACCGTCAGGCGCATCCGGAGCTGGCGGCCCTGTTCGAGCGGCGTATCAGCGGCGAGTTGCCCGAGAGCTGGGGCCGGCATGCCGCCGAGGCGCTGGAGAAATTCAACGCCGAAGCGGCCTCCGTGGCCACCCGCAAGGCCTCGGAGATGGCGCTGAACAGCTTCGGGCCGTACTTGCCCGAACTGCTGGGCGGCTCGGCGGATCTGACCGGTTCCAACAACACCTGGTGGAGCGATTGCACGCCGGTGAGCGCCGACGATGCCGACGGCAACTACCTGTTCTATGGCGTGCGCGAGTTCGGCATGGCCGCGGTGATGAACGGCATGGCCCTGCACGGCGGTTTCATCCCCTACGGCGGCACCTTCCTGGTGTTCTCCGACTACGCCCGCAACGCCTTGCGCATGGCCGCGCTGATGAAGCTGCGGAATATCTTCGTGCTCACCCACGACTCTATCGGTCTGGGCGAAGATGGCCCCACCCACCAGCCCGTGGAGCACTTGGCCTCCCTGCGCATGATCCCAAACATGCAGGTGTGGCGCCCCTGCGATGCGGTGGAAACGCTGGTGGCCTGGCAGGTCGGGCTGGAGCGCCGCGATGGCCCCACCGCTCTGGCGCTGACCCGTCAGGGCCTGCCCCACCAGGCCCGCAACGCCGAGCAGCTGGCGGACATTCGCCGCGGCGGCTACATCCTTCGGGACTGCGCCGGGGAGCCGGAGCTCATTCTGCTGGCCACCGGTTCGGAGGTGGCGCTGGTCATGGAGGCCGCCGAGCGGCTCGCGGAGCAGGGTCGCGCGGTGCGCGTGGTGTCCATGCCCTGTGCCGAGCTGTTCGAGGCGCAGGATGCGGCCTACCGTGAAGCCGTGTTGCCCCGGGCCTGCCGGGCGCGCATCGCGGTGGAAGCGGCCTGGGCCGATTACTGGCTCAAGTACGTGGGCCTGGAGGGGCGGGTGATCGGCATGACCGGCTTCGGCGAATCGGCGCCCGCCAAGGTGCTGTTCGAGCATTTCGGCTTCACGGTGGACAACATCCTGGCCGTGGCCGAGGAGCTGCGCTAG
- the gap gene encoding type I glyceraldehyde-3-phosphate dehydrogenase: MAIKVAINGYGRIGRNILRALYESGRSDEVRIVAVNDLGDARTNAHLTRHDSVHGRFPGDVRVEGEDLLVNGERIRVCAERDPAKLPWKALGVDVVLECTGLFTSREKARAHLQAGARKVVISAPGGEDVDATVVYGVNHRSLTADHAIISNASCTTNCLAPLVKALHDGLGVERGLMTTIHSYTNDQVLSDVYHKDPRRARSATLNQIPTRTGAAAALGLVIPELAGRFDGYAVRVPTANVSLVDLTFTASRDTDAEEVRRIVREASEGDLAGILGYSEEPLVSMDYNHDPRSSILDAELTRVVGGRLVKVCAWYDNEWGFSNRMLDVALALMKAA, translated from the coding sequence ATGGCGATCAAGGTGGCGATCAACGGGTACGGGCGCATCGGCCGCAACATCTTGAGGGCGCTGTATGAGTCCGGCCGCAGCGACGAGGTGCGTATCGTCGCGGTCAATGACCTGGGGGATGCTCGAACCAATGCGCATCTGACCCGGCACGATTCCGTGCACGGGCGCTTCCCGGGCGATGTGCGGGTGGAGGGCGAGGATCTGCTGGTCAACGGCGAGCGGATACGGGTCTGCGCCGAGCGCGACCCGGCGAAGCTGCCCTGGAAGGCGCTGGGCGTGGATGTGGTGCTGGAGTGCACCGGGCTTTTCACCAGCCGCGAGAAGGCCCGGGCCCATCTTCAGGCCGGCGCGCGCAAGGTGGTAATCTCGGCCCCGGGCGGCGAGGACGTGGATGCCACCGTGGTGTACGGGGTGAATCACCGCAGCCTCACCGCCGATCACGCGATCATCTCCAACGCCTCCTGCACCACCAACTGCCTCGCCCCCTTGGTGAAAGCCCTGCATGACGGGCTGGGCGTGGAGCGCGGCCTGATGACCACCATCCACTCCTACACCAACGATCAGGTGCTGAGCGACGTCTACCACAAGGACCCGCGCCGCGCCCGCAGCGCGACCCTCAACCAGATCCCCACCAGGACCGGGGCCGCCGCCGCCCTGGGGCTGGTGATCCCGGAACTGGCGGGGCGCTTCGATGGGTACGCCGTGCGGGTGCCCACCGCCAATGTCTCCCTGGTGGACCTGACCTTCACCGCCAGCCGCGATACCGATGCCGAGGAGGTGCGGCGCATCGTCCGCGAGGCCTCGGAAGGCGACTTGGCGGGTATCCTCGGTTACAGCGAGGAGCCGCTGGTATCCATGGACTACAACCATGATCCGCGCTCCTCCATCCTGGATGCGGAACTGACCCGGGTGGTGGGTGGCCGCCTGGTCAAGGTCTGCGCCTGGTACGACAACGAATGGGGTTTTTCCAACCGCATGCTGGATGTGGCGCTTGCCCTGATGAAAGCCGCCTGA
- a CDS encoding phosphoglycerate kinase has translation MAITRMSELALEDKRVLIREDLNVPLTEDGGVADDTRIRAALPTLRQVLSAGGRVMVMSHLGRPEEGRFEARYSLAPVAARLAELLGREVRLEADWLDGVEVAPGELVLCENVRFNAGEKADDEALSRRMAALCDIYVMDAFGTAHRAQASTHGVARFAPQACAGPLLAAELDALGAAMEAPRRPLVAIVGGSKVSTKLTVLESLSGVVDQLIVGGGIANTFLAAAGHPVGESLYEKDMLDEARRLMEAARAKGGEIPLPLDVVCGSHFGADAKAEVRALDEVGEGEMILDVGPRTAASYAELLRRAGTIVWNGPVGVFEFDQFAEGTRAMAEAIAESEAFSIAGGGDTLAAVAKFGVAERISYISTGGGAFLEFLEGKTLPAVAVLEARGA, from the coding sequence ATGGCGATCACCCGAATGAGCGAACTGGCCCTCGAGGACAAGCGTGTGCTGATCCGCGAGGACCTCAACGTGCCCCTGACCGAGGACGGGGGGGTGGCGGACGACACGCGCATTCGGGCGGCCCTGCCCACGCTGCGGCAGGTCTTGTCGGCGGGGGGGCGGGTGATGGTGATGAGCCACCTGGGTCGTCCCGAGGAAGGCCGGTTCGAGGCGCGTTACTCCCTGGCCCCCGTGGCCGCCCGTCTGGCCGAACTGCTCGGGCGCGAGGTGCGCCTGGAAGCCGACTGGCTGGATGGCGTGGAGGTGGCGCCCGGCGAGCTGGTGCTGTGCGAGAACGTGCGCTTCAACGCCGGCGAGAAGGCCGATGACGAGGCGCTTTCCCGACGCATGGCCGCGCTGTGCGACATCTACGTGATGGACGCTTTCGGTACCGCCCATCGTGCCCAGGCTTCCACCCATGGCGTTGCCCGGTTCGCCCCCCAGGCCTGCGCCGGCCCGCTGCTGGCGGCGGAGCTGGACGCCCTGGGTGCGGCCATGGAGGCGCCCCGACGGCCCCTGGTAGCCATCGTCGGCGGATCCAAGGTGTCCACCAAGCTGACGGTGCTGGAATCGCTCAGCGGGGTGGTGGATCAATTGATCGTCGGCGGCGGCATCGCCAACACTTTCCTCGCCGCGGCGGGGCACCCGGTGGGGGAATCCCTCTACGAGAAGGACATGCTGGATGAGGCGCGGCGCCTGATGGAAGCCGCCCGCGCCAAGGGCGGCGAGATCCCGCTGCCCCTGGACGTGGTCTGCGGTTCCCATTTCGGCGCCGACGCCAAGGCCGAGGTGCGGGCGCTGGACGAGGTGGGCGAGGGCGAAATGATCCTCGATGTGGGGCCGCGCACCGCCGCCAGTTACGCCGAGCTGCTGCGCCGGGCCGGCACCATCGTCTGGAACGGGCCGGTGGGCGTGTTCGAGTTCGATCAGTTCGCCGAAGGCACCCGCGCCATGGCCGAGGCCATCGCCGAGAGCGAGGCCTTTTCCATTGCCGGTGGCGGCGACACCCTGGCGGCGGTGGCGAAGTTCGGCGTGGCCGAGCGGATCTCCTACATCTCCACCGGTGGCGGCGCCTTTCTGGAGTTTCTGGAAGGCAAGACCCTGCCGGCGGTGGCGGTGCTGGAGGCGCGTGGCGCCTGA